The Thermodesulfobacteriota bacterium region TAAAGTATTCTTCTTGTCCCTCCACGCGGGAAAAAATTGCATCTTCCTTGGCCTCTATACGAAAACCAAATTCCTCAAGGATATGGCCGACAAAAAGTGCCCGCCTGACCCTTCTCTTATAGTCAGCAGCTCCCCCCTTGAACTGGAAACTGATATAATTTTCAATGGCTCTTTCACTAACCAAAGCCTCCACAATGGAGAAATGGAAGCCAAACCTTGAATGGAGACTGCAAAAATTCTTTGAGATCATAAAATAATTCCGGATTGCATACGAAGAACGGGTGGATGGATCAAGTGCAGGATTGGTAGTCGCCTGATGTAGAATTGACATAAATCCCTTTGCATTAACCGGCGGTGGTCCCCGCCATGGTATGGCGGTAATTCCCTCCCATAGGGCGAGCATGGGGACAGATGAGATGTTTTCCAGTTTAACATGCTTTCCCTTTGTTTCATCCCTGAAACCGTCGTCTAAATCAATGACCCAGAACTGCATGGGTACGTCAGTTAGTAGTTGTTTGCTGGCACGCTCTGAAAAATGATGTTCCTTGCCGAAGCTGAACATCTCCCAAACCGCCTTTTCATGTGAAAAGCGGGTAATATCATGGAGGGTCTGGCACTTTTGCGGTTTGAAATCCGGGGCATCCGGATCGAGAAGGTTTAAGGGAACGATATGCCGGCTCACCTCTTTGAGTATACCATAAACAGGACTGCCTTCCATAAACCTTTTTTTATACTTCGACTGTATTAACAGGGATTCAATAGAGCCCTTATAGATTTTCCGTCCCTCTGCATCTATCGTTATCAGATCGCCATTCCTCAGTTTATCGGTTGCCCCAGGGATACCAAACAATGCCGGGACATTAAATTCCCTTGCCACGGTTGCCAGATGGCCGGCAAAACTTCCCTCCTCGGTAACTACCGCTTTGGCACGACTCAGTAAAGCAGCCCATCTGGGCAGAGGCCGAGGAGTAACCATGACAGCCCCTTCAGGGAATTGGAGGGCGTCCATATCCTTCTTCAGTACAAAAACGGGACCCGAAGCTACACCAGCAGAGGCTGTTATCCCCCCTGCGATGATTACAGATCCTGCCTCTAATGGTTCCTCTGTTTTTCCAGAATTCATTCCTTCTGTATCAAACTGTTTAAGCGGCCTGGATTGCAGGATATATATGGAACCATCATGGGAGATACCCCACTCAATGTCCTGAGGGAAACCATAGTATTCTTCTATTTTCATCGCGATCCGGGCAAGCTCAAGAACATGGTCATCCGTAAGGGAAGGGGAAGAGGCTTTATCTCCCGCAAGATCCAGACGGCATACCCCTTCTTCAGGGTAACAGACAAACCTGTATTCCTTGTTCCTGATCTCTTTTTTTACCACAGCCATGTTGTTCCTTGAGACAACAAACAGGTCAGATGCCCCGCTGCCGTCAACCACGGATTTTGGAAGCCCCCAGACTGAGTTTATGAAAATCGAACCATCTCTCATATCCAGCGGATTACGGGAGTAGGTGACTCCGCCAGACAGCGCATCAATCATAACCATACAACCCACACACATGTCAATATCTTCATCGCGTATTCCTCTGTTCAATCTGTAAGCCATAGCTTGCAGACTGTATTTGCTTGCTACGACTTCTTTGTATGCCTGCATGATATTTTCGGCGCTCACGTTCAGTTCGGAACGATACTGTCCGGCAAAAGATGTTCCAGCAGAATCCTCTGCTAGGGCACTGCTTCGCAGAGATACCGTTATCCCATCCCTGATCTGCTGCTCCATGTCTCTGTAAGCCCCCATGATTGCCTGTTCAAGGTCGGGAGGGATAGTTGACCGTATGATAAGTTGCTGGATGTCAGCGCTGAGGGCATATAGATGATCGATCTGCTCCGTGCTGGAAGACTGAAGGCGACGGTCAATCTCTGTCTGAAGGTCGTTATGGATGAAAAACCTCTGATAGGCAAGGGCTGTGATCACAAAGCCTTCCGGTGTAGGAAGATGAAGACGGTTTTTTACCTCCCCCAGTCCGGCCATCTTGTTTCCTACCTCATCTGCCATCTCCGTATTGATTTCCCGAAGTGAAATAACAAGCCTATCCCCTTTTGGCAGTCTTCTCCTGGAAAGTATCTGATTGATGGACCCCTCAATATCCCTGAATCTGTTGTACAATTCCAGATACTTATCAGGGGCGAGTTCATTAAGATTCTGGATGATACGGAAGACGTTGACAGATAAAGCTGTACAGTTTGTCCTTATAAAGGACATGCCAAAAGGGCGCTCCCCCCCAAGGAACTGTTCTATATCAGCCATTATCTCCAGTGCCTTGTTATTGGCGTTGAGAAGGAGCTTGAAACTATGGTAACGTGCCTTGAAGGTGGAACGAAGTTCCTCAACGTTAAAGACAAAACGTTGTTTCCGTGGGGGTACTACCCTAAAAAAAATCTTTTTCAGGAAAGGAAGCACAAAAAAATTTACACCTCTTTTTTATGACCTGCTTTCATCTCCAGTCCAAGACCTTCAAAAAGGAAGAGGATTGCATAACCCCACCACAGGGTATACAGGACATAAAAGCCTAGCGAAACGCTTAAGATACCGACACTGGAAGATGCCGATCTCGGTTCGATTTTATAGAAGTTGTATGCTACCTCGATGGCTCTCTTCATCACCTCTTCTACCCAGGTTGCATCGTTGAATTTCTCCTGTTTTGTCAGTGCCTTGTTCAGTGCCTTGAATCCTTTATGCCAGACAAACAACACCTCTTTTTGAGGAAAGCCGTATTTCTGGGCAATCTCTTCGCCTCGATTATGGAATACAACATCGGCATTCCTGATCGCCACCTCTAAAATCCTGCCAAGGTCACCATTTACCTTAAGCAGAGTTGATCCACTGTCCGACATGCTCACCGAGGCACCCGCTGCGGAGAAGAGTTGCACTACCTTCTTTACCGTCTCTTCGTTATCAAGTTTGATAGCAGCATCAACGCGGCGACCTTTATACTCCTCGTTTTCTTTTAGAACTTTGGGGATGTAGTACGTTGATCCCTTGGCAATGGAGTTGAAAAGCCGATCTGCAGCCTGGAAGGCATTCTGCCCTCCACCAAACACAGGGCTAAACATTATTCCCAGGACAATAAAAAAACTGACAGTTAGAAGAAGACCTTTTCTGAATTCCCTTTTATTTGCCACTATCATTGTCCTATACCTCCCCTCTCAAGACCTTAATGTTGCTGAAAAACTTTCCGATTACCCAGATCGCGAAGATCCCCACGGCAATAAAAAAGAGCCAGTTACCGATAGTGGTCAGAGTTGCTGCCATAGCCTTGGAGATGTCAATGATTTCCATCTCCCTGAGTTTACCGGGCAGGGCAAACAGCCTGTTGACAAAACCGGCTATAACGGCTACGGCATAAAAAGCCCTGATATAGATTCCTTTGACAACCGTGGTGGTGAGTGCTCCGAGCTGAATCCCCACCAGGGAGCCGAGGAGCATTCCCATGGCCAGGGTATAGAAAACGAAGCCGTAGACAGCGTATTGTACAATGGCGGCGTAGCCGGCGGTAAATATGATCTGCAGAATATCTGTCCCAACTGTAGTAAAAGAAGAAACACCGAGGATGTAAACAAACATGGGAAAGGTCAGAAAGCCTCCGCCTACCCCCATTATTGCCGCAGCGAAACCGACAATGGCCCCGCAGATAGCCACAAAAACCGCAGAAATCTTCTTGCCGCCAGGGGTCAGGTCCTGATCAAAGGTAATAAAAGGAGGAATCCTGGCAGATTGCAACCTGGCGGGAAGGCCTTTTTCCCCGGATGCCATCTCGGCACCGTGGGGACTTTCTCCCACATGAGCTCCAACTTCTCCCTCCATCTTCCTGAGTCGGAAAAAATCTATCAAGGCATAGGTACCTAAAAACCCTAATAAGAGGACATAAACAACACTGATGAAGGTGTCACTTAAGACAGGGTTTTTTTCATAAAGTGTCCTGTTGATTACCCCGCCACCGGTAACCCCTACGACTGATCCGACCAAAAAGGCGATAGCCAGGCCGGTCGAGACATTACCCAGTTTTTTATGAACGACCGTTCCCATAATAGCCTTGGCGAAGATGTGAAAGAGATCGGTACCCACGGCAAGGATGCCTTTTATCCCGGCACTCATGAGCGCAGGCGTGATGATGAAACCGCCGCCTGCCCCGATAGCACCGGTAATTAACCCTGCACAGACACCGATGAGTATGGAAACCACAAAAACGAATGTAGTATAGAAGGCAGGGCTATAAGCCTCCTTTCCGCCCAGGATTGGCGGGAGGTCAGAAGATGCCAGGGCGATCGATCCTAAAATAATTGGTAATAACATCAAACCCAGTATCCATCGCCTCTTCTTGCTTGTCAATATATTCATAGAGACTTCATACTCCCACTTTGCATGTGCCTTTGCGCCCATCAAAAGCATTTGATACAATTTTCTCATTAAATAACCTCCTCTTCCTATACAAATTTTTTGCAAGTACTTAAAAATTATCTTCATTCTTGCTTTTGAAGTGAAACGACATAACCCGGTTTAACTTTGCAACCATATTCCGCCGTTGCCAGCGAGTCAGTTTCAGAGACCTTGTGAACCACCACCGTTCCTACAGGTTTTCCCTTTTCATTAAGGAGATTAAGACAGGTATTGGCCTGGATACCATGCTTGGTACCTAGACTAAAGGCGATCTCGTATCCCCCATCACCCTTTATTACCTTATATACCTCTGCCTTTCCCTGCTCAGCCATGAGATGTTCAATCTTCCGGGAGAAAAGAAATATACACCCGAATAACACAACAACCAATGGGGCAAGAGAAACAACCGCAGCCCATGGAGAGATATTAAAGTATCGTTTCATGAGAGACTTGAAGCTTTGGCGGTAGCCCATATAATCTTTATGAACCCTTATCAGAAAAACAGGGGGTGGCTTTTGGATCTTCTTTCCCTTAATACCCACAACCAACTTATAGTCTCCCTGTCTGATACCGGGACTGGTTGTCAGCCTCCCCTGCCACATGTTCTGCCCGAACCAGAAACCTCTCTGGATGGAATCGATGGAAAGCTGGATTAGACTTGAACTGCTCCTGTAGGTTAGTTCCTGGACACTCTGGACTTTTTCCACCAGTACTCCGTTGATTTCTACAGATGTTCCGGGGAGAAGATCAAATACATTTATCGGTTGCCTGAATCCGGCAATCAAGGCATCAATAATTAACAGACTCAGAACAATACATAAAACAGCGGCAACCTTTTCCGTGATGCTTCTCCACTGCCTGACTTTCTCTACGTCCATCCCTGCTGCTCTATTCCCTTTTCAAGGTGCCACGGCGGGCGTTGTCCCTCTCTGTCCCCGATCCATAAATGCTGTATAAAGACCTTTGAATAAATAAGCACTTTGTCATTTCGACTGGAAGGAGAAATCTATATAGCTTTGGCTTACTCGCTCCTCGCAATGACAGTTTGTATAAATTTTCAAAGCTCTCGTATAGTTATTTCTTAAAAATGTCGGTCTTGCTGACGTTCATAAACCTCCTGGCTTTTCCCTCTTCCTTATAGTAGATACGGACTTCATCACCGCTATCCCAGGTATTATCCGGAAGAGTAAAGTATTCAGTAGGCAGAGAGAGGGTGGTGAGAACCTTTTGTCTCTTTGAATAGATGGTAATGGTCTTCTTTTCTCTGTCTATCACGGGAAAATTCTTGGGTTTATCTGCCGCCCTATCATAGACCAATGGGTCCTCTTTTCCTATATTTTCTTTCTGCTCGACCAGCTTATAAGTTATCGTCTTGAAGTTCTGTGTGGCCATATCAAATATGACTATCTGGCTGTTCCCGGTATCGAGCTTCATCCGTTTCCCTGTCTTCGGTTCTTGCCCCATTTCCTTCGGATCCTTTGGTATCTCATAAATAACAGGTGGCAGATAACTGTAGTCAGGGTTCTTAGAGTTGGCCTTCTTATCCCTGACAATAGTGACCGTACCTTTCTCTTTATCAAATTCGATAACCCTGCCCTGGTCTACCTTACCCAATTCCCCGCAGGCGAAAATAAAAACAGAAGACAAGACAGTTAGTATTGTAAACAGGCTAAGTTTCTTTATCATTACATACCTCCTCATGCTAGGTCTTCCCTTTCCTCACGGCGATCTCTTCCCTTGCACCCTGTAACATTTTGATAAAAATATAGAGAGACAGGGCACCCACAAGCCCAAGGATGAGAACGGTTGAGGTAATATCCATAGCTACTTTAGTCCCGGCTATATACCTTGGAATGAGTTTCATGATGATGGAAATACAACAACCGATAACGGCAACCCCGAAGGCGATACGAATTCCATACCCTTTAATATATTTGGTTGCCACTGTTCCAATCTGTGCTCCCACAGCAGCGCCTACCAGCATTATAAGGGCCGCAAGGAGCTCTGTCCTGCCCTTATAAGTATATGTGGCAGCTCCGTAAAGACCTGATATCATAACCTCAAAGAGGTCTGTCCCCACAGCTATGTGTGTTGGACAACCGATAAAATAGATAAGTGCCGGCATACGAATGAGCCCCCCGCCGATACCAAGGATACCTGCCAGCCAGCCGGTAAGAAAGCTGACAAAGATGGGTAACCATGCAGAGCAGTAAAATCCTGCCGCTTTAAAATGTATCACAGGAGGGATCTTGATCTTGTGGAGGGTCTTGTGCCATTCAATACCTGTGGCCAGTTTCTCCACATCCATACCTGCTGCCCTTGCCTCCCTTTCCTTTTTTCTTTTCTTTACCACGTCAGAAAAGATCATCCATGCGATGAGGATAAGGAGTACAACATACATCCAGCGGACATACAATTCTACTTTACCGAGGCGTTCCAGCCACATAATCATCTGTGCACCTACCTCAAACCCGACCACGGTGCCGATAAGCATAATAAACCCCAGCCGGTAGTCTACATTTCCGAACCTGCCATGCCGCATGGTAGAAATTAGGGACTTTCCCGCCATGTGGGCGATATCTGTCCCGATCGCAAAAGCCATGGGAAAACCAAGGATGTTAAGCCCCGGTGTAACCATCCAGGCGCCACCCATGCCAAAGAAACCACCAATTATTCCGACTCCTACTCCAAGGATAACCAGACCAGGCCAGAATACTGTAACCCCCGAAATGGGCATTAAAACATACAACCAGTCCATACACTACCTCCCCAGTTTATAAAAAGGACTCAAGGATTCTAGGGTTCCCGCCTTTGGCGGGTTTTCTAAGGATTTTATCAGTGCCTTAAGCATTTTCCTTAACCCCTTGAATCCTCATAATTTTAGTGCTCAGCTAATTCCCTCGATTTCAGGTCAATGCCTATATGGCTCATAACCAGGTCCGCGATAAGACCAAGAATCACACCTACAACAGGGATGGTTATCACAGTGAGCAGAGTAAAATATACATGACTTTCATTATAGAGATTGGCAAACCATGCTTCCCATCCCGTCAATCTGCGGGTATCAGCCACAATGACGAGGGGGGAAGCCTTTTCTCCAGCAGCCAAGGCAATATCCGATACAACGAACGATGCCATGACCATTACACCTGTCAGTTTTGTCCACAACTTACACATCTCTTTTACCTCCTGAATTCATCGAATTACACTTACACTGCATGGGGCGTGCCCCACCACCTTGGCCGCTGTGCTCCCCATCAAAACCCTTTCGAGACCGGTGATGCCTGTACTTCCCATAAGGATGAGGTCAAATCCATCATCTTTCGCCCTCCCTATAATATTGTTGGCCGGCACAACACCTGTCTCCAGAATGGTCTGAACCTTGATCCCCCTTTCTTCGAAAATAATCTTTGCCCTCTCGAGGGCATTCCTGGCCTGTCTCTCCAGTTTCTCCTGGATTCTGGGCGGCATGTCATCAAAGTCGCCCTTCCCAAAATAGGCAACTGACATCAGGGTAATCTCTGCCTCTTCTTTTTCTGCCAGTTCAAGTGCCCTTCTGACTGCCTTCATGGAATTTTCTGAACCGTCTGTCGCTACCAGTACTTTCATAAAACCCCTCCTGATCATCTAGAATTAATATCGTTGCCTCCTTGACTTCTTGAATCCCTTATTTTAAACGGACTAATTCCTGTATCTTTGCACTGCGAATCTTTTGTTCCTGAGTATTCTTCTTTTCAAAGGCAGATGCCAATTTCTCCAGAACCTCATCA contains the following coding sequences:
- a CDS encoding sulfite exporter TauE/SafE family protein, which gives rise to MDWLYVLMPISGVTVFWPGLVILGVGVGIIGGFFGMGGAWMVTPGLNILGFPMAFAIGTDIAHMAGKSLISTMRHGRFGNVDYRLGFIMLIGTVVGFEVGAQMIMWLERLGKVELYVRWMYVVLLILIAWMIFSDVVKKRKKEREARAAGMDVEKLATGIEWHKTLHKIKIPPVIHFKAAGFYCSAWLPIFVSFLTGWLAGILGIGGGLIRMPALIYFIGCPTHIAVGTDLFEVMISGLYGAATYTYKGRTELLAALIMLVGAAVGAQIGTVATKYIKGYGIRIAFGVAVIGCCISIIMKLIPRYIAGTKVAMDITSTVLILGLVGALSLYIFIKMLQGAREEIAVRKGKT
- a CDS encoding PEP/pyruvate-binding domain-containing protein, which encodes MLPFLKKIFFRVVPPRKQRFVFNVEELRSTFKARYHSFKLLLNANNKALEIMADIEQFLGGERPFGMSFIRTNCTALSVNVFRIIQNLNELAPDKYLELYNRFRDIEGSINQILSRRRLPKGDRLVISLREINTEMADEVGNKMAGLGEVKNRLHLPTPEGFVITALAYQRFFIHNDLQTEIDRRLQSSSTEQIDHLYALSADIQQLIIRSTIPPDLEQAIMGAYRDMEQQIRDGITVSLRSSALAEDSAGTSFAGQYRSELNVSAENIMQAYKEVVASKYSLQAMAYRLNRGIRDEDIDMCVGCMVMIDALSGGVTYSRNPLDMRDGSIFINSVWGLPKSVVDGSGASDLFVVSRNNMAVVKKEIRNKEYRFVCYPEEGVCRLDLAGDKASSPSLTDDHVLELARIAMKIEEYYGFPQDIEWGISHDGSIYILQSRPLKQFDTEGMNSGKTEEPLEAGSVIIAGGITASAGVASGPVFVLKKDMDALQFPEGAVMVTPRPLPRWAALLSRAKAVVTEEGSFAGHLATVAREFNVPALFGIPGATDKLRNGDLITIDAEGRKIYKGSIESLLIQSKYKKRFMEGSPVYGILKEVSRHIVPLNLLDPDAPDFKPQKCQTLHDITRFSHEKAVWEMFSFGKEHHFSERASKQLLTDVPMQFWVIDLDDGFRDETKGKHVKLENISSVPMLALWEGITAIPWRGPPPVNAKGFMSILHQATTNPALDPSTRSSYAIRNYFMISKNFCSLHSRFGFHFSIVEALVSERAIENYISFQFKGGAADYKRRVRRALFVGHILEEFGFRIEAKEDAIFSRVEGQEEYFMKERLRIIGYLIIHTRQLDMIMLDDASISSQREKIMNDLYSIIKDLSG
- a CDS encoding universal stress protein; the protein is MKVLVATDGSENSMKAVRRALELAEKEEAEITLMSVAYFGKGDFDDMPPRIQEKLERQARNALERAKIIFEERGIKVQTILETGVVPANNIIGRAKDDGFDLILMGSTGITGLERVLMGSTAAKVVGHAPCSVSVIR
- a CDS encoding DVU0150 family protein, with amino-acid sequence MCKLWTKLTGVMVMASFVVSDIALAAGEKASPLVIVADTRRLTGWEAWFANLYNESHVYFTLLTVITIPVVGVILGLIADLVMSHIGIDLKSRELAEH
- a CDS encoding DUF4881 domain-containing protein — protein: MIKKLSLFTILTVLSSVFIFACGELGKVDQGRVIEFDKEKGTVTIVRDKKANSKNPDYSYLPPVIYEIPKDPKEMGQEPKTGKRMKLDTGNSQIVIFDMATQNFKTITYKLVEQKENIGKEDPLVYDRAADKPKNFPVIDREKKTITIYSKRQKVLTTLSLPTEYFTLPDNTWDSGDEVRIYYKEEGKARRFMNVSKTDIFKK
- a CDS encoding TSUP family transporter gives rise to the protein MRKLYQMLLMGAKAHAKWEYEVSMNILTSKKRRWILGLMLLPIILGSIALASSDLPPILGGKEAYSPAFYTTFVFVVSILIGVCAGLITGAIGAGGGFIITPALMSAGIKGILAVGTDLFHIFAKAIMGTVVHKKLGNVSTGLAIAFLVGSVVGVTGGGVINRTLYEKNPVLSDTFISVVYVLLLGFLGTYALIDFFRLRKMEGEVGAHVGESPHGAEMASGEKGLPARLQSARIPPFITFDQDLTPGGKKISAVFVAICGAIVGFAAAIMGVGGGFLTFPMFVYILGVSSFTTVGTDILQIIFTAGYAAIVQYAVYGFVFYTLAMGMLLGSLVGIQLGALTTTVVKGIYIRAFYAVAVIAGFVNRLFALPGKLREMEIIDISKAMAATLTTIGNWLFFIAVGIFAIWVIGKFFSNIKVLRGEV